One segment of Pleuronectes platessa chromosome 21, fPlePla1.1, whole genome shotgun sequence DNA contains the following:
- the LOC128426893 gene encoding ataxin-2-like protein isoform X1, which produces MLKQQQQAGGRKASNGTSGPAGVSTPVSGTNSGSRAPAGRNRPTAKPSFQSSPVFEGVYNNARMLHFLTAVVGSTCDIRVKNGSVFEGVFKTLSSRCELAVDAVHKRGEEEGPASVPPRREEITDTMIFSPSDLVTMICKDVDLNFATRDTFTDTAISATRVNGEHKEKVLQRWEGGDSNGESYDLENDASNGWDANEMFRFNEVKYGVTSTYDASLSMYTVPLERGNSDTFRQREIRAARLANEIESTPQYRHRANLENDDGKSEEDKFSSVVRDSGDRERGRESPRDRDRERGRDSPGASTRDGKYIPLPQRQREMNRERERVERGPGGPPPHNRLSGGYRSNPPSSSSPRPPLPSGAGPQPGVSPSERSSPLSGRGGAYASHHPQGSPSPGPGSAPANPYTPASPGGPAPTLASASAAPSPGSPPAPHGHTVPHSHSLPHSLSDAGRPVNGVSARTSPKAQRPPQSSRTARSTNSHGQSTATRSPKSVSSQDPPYLDTSSVSLPPQKTSGPAPLFPVDVNEILGAAAKERAAEIASSTEESKTKVPSVQQRSQIEALRKFGKEFRLQPSGGNSSSPSSPAAATPPAVGDAKQSDAHLASDLKSQPPAASPAQPQPQASPAPSEDPIKDTTSTPGPTTAATSAPVSDRQSPAVPQPARTPGSEDGRSESTEGVPEQVKKSTLNPNAKEFNPIKPQMPMTKPNTAPTPPRPTPPSPVVLQHPGGQGPLYTTPYLSYVSQIHSVQPPPMYQYTMSTVNQGKYPRTKGAVVAQRSDHGNSGPQMLQAAASAAGAPLVASPYPQSYLQYNPQQYGQQQVIQAMSPYPGQPMYSMLQGGARMIGQGGGPHPQALGPPGGPQFATQGDGPQGPQQGIYAQQTFTHHTGAVHQPQPSSTPTGNQPPPQHSAPSPGQNAQPGQQQQALYHSGPMSAPTPPNMPPGHTSPQGSYPIQGYSIHQHQGIPPSYPLGQLTQAHVQGAMSGPHHSGNHGQPQLVMLQPPQQGPGSVQQHQQHGPQQGAHQHFYIGHPQAMQVQTHPASFHPPGN; this is translated from the exons ATGctaaaacaacagcagcaagcCGGCGGGAGGAAAGCATCGAACGGAACCTCGGGCCCAGCCGGTGTGTCTACTCCAGTCAGCGGCACCAACAGCGGCAGCAGGGCGCCCGCCGGGAG GAATCGACCTACTGCAAAGCCATCATTCCAGTCATCTCCA GTTTTCGAGGGTGTGTACAACAATGCCAGAATGCTTCATTTCCTCACAGCTGTTGTG GGTTCCACCTGTGACATAAGAGTGAAGAATGGCAGTGTGTTTGAAGGCGTTTTCAAGACTCTAAGTTCACGG TGTGAGTTGGCCGTGGATGCTGTACACAAACGCGGTGAGGAGGAGGGACCAGCGTCGGTTCCGCCACGGAGGGAGGAAATCACAGACACTATGATTTTCAGCCCTTCCGACCTGGTGACTATGATCTGCAAAGATGTCGACCTCAACTTTGCCACAAGAg ACaccttcacagacacagccaTCAGCGCCACCCGCGTCAACGGAGAACACAAGGAGAAGGTGTTGCAgaggtgggagggaggagaCAGCAATGGAGAGAGTTACGATCTGGAAAATGATGCA TCCAATGGCTGGGACGCCAATGAGATGTTTCGTTTCAATGAAGTAAAATACGGAGTCACATCAACGTATGATGCCAGCCTCTCCATGTACAC TGTGCCACTAGAAAGAGGAAACTCTGACACTTTTCGGCAGAGGGAGATTCGTGCTGCTCGTCTGGCCAATGAGATTGAATCAACCCCCCAGTATCGCCACCGCGCCAACCTGGAAAACGACGATGGCAAAAGCGAGGAAGATAAGTTCAGTTCTGTGGTGCGAGACAGCGGTGATCGGGAGAGGGGACGCGAGAGTCCCCGTGACAGAGACCGCGAGAGGGGACGAGACAGCCCTGGAGCCAGTACcag GGATGGCAAGTACATTCCATTACCTCAGCGTCAGAGAGAGATGAACCGGGAGCGTGAGCGAGTTGAGAGAGGTCCTGGCGGGCCTCCACCCCATAACCGTCTCAGCGGAGGTTACCGCTCCaaccctccatcctcctcttcccccagaCCTCCACTGCCCTCTGGTGCAGGGCCCCAACCTGGCGTCTCTCCCTCAGAGAGAAGCAGCCCTCTGTCGGGCCGAGGTGGTGCCTACGCCTCCCACCACCCACAGGGAAGTCCCAGCCCAGGCCCGGGCTCTGCCCCTGCCAACCCGTACACACCTGCCTCTCCCGGTGGACCAGCACCTACGCTGGCCTCTGCTTCAGCTGCCCCCTCTCCAGGAAGCCCCCCTGCCCCACACGGACACACAGTCCCTCATTCCCACTCACTCCCACACTCGCTTTCTGATGCTGGCAGGCCTGTGAATGGAG TCTCTGCTAGAACTTCCCCTAAAGCCCAAAGACCTCCACAGTCGAGCAGGACCGCCCGTTCTACAAACTCACACGGTCAGTCCACAG CTACTCGCTCTCCTAAATCAGTCTCTTCCCAGGACCCGCCTTATTTAGACACATCATCTGTCTCCCTGCCTCCCCAGAAGACATCTGGCCCTGCCCCTCTCTTCCCTGTAGATG TGAATGAGATTCTGGGTGCAGCTGCAAAAGAACGTGCAGCTGAGATTgccagcagcacagaggaaagCAAGACTAaag TCCCCTCAGTGCAGCAAAGGTCACAGATTGAGGCGCTGCGGAAATTTGGCAAGGAATTCAGG ctCCAGCCGAGTGGCGGCAACTCCAGCTCTCCcagctctccagcagcagcaacccCTCCTGCCGTCGGTGATGCTAAACAATCAGACGCTCACCTTGCTTCAGACCTTAAATCTCAGCCTCCAGCTGCCAGTCCCGCTCAGCCACAACCTCAGGCTTCACCTGCTCCCTCTGAGGACCCGATCAAGGACACCACGTCTACACCCGGCCCCACCACAGCTGCCACCTCAGCACCCGTCTCAGACAGACAGTCGCCAGCCGTCCCACAGCCAGCCCGGACCCCGGGAAGTGAGGACGGCAGGTCTGAGTCCACGGAGGGTGTACCAGA GCAAGTAAAGAAATCAACCCTAAACCCCAACGCTAAAGAGTTCAACCCTATTAAACCTCAGATGCCTATG ACGAAACCCAACACTGCACCCACTCCACCTCGGCCAACTCCTCCAAGCCCGGTGGTCCTTCAGCACCCAGGTGGACAGGGGCCCCTCTACACCACCCCCTACCTCTCCTACGTCTCGCAGATCCACTCTGTGCAG ccACCACCGATGTACCAGTACACCATGTCAACAGTCAACCAGGGAAAATACCCCAGGACCAAAG GCGCAGTAGTTGCTCAGCGCTCTGACCATGGTAATTCAGGGCCTCAAATGCTGcaagctgcagcctcagcagccgGGGCCCCGCTGGTAGCATCCCCCTACCCTCAGTCCTACCTTCAGTACAACCCGCAGCAGTACGGCCAGCAGCAGGTCATCCAGGCCATGTCCCCCTACCCTGGACAG CCAATGTACTCCATGCTGCAGGGTGGAGCCAGGATGATAGGTCAAGGTGGTGGTCCCCATCCACAAGCTTTGGGACCCCCAGGAGGCCCTCAGTTCGCTACACAGGGAGACGGCCCTCAGGGACCACAGCAGGGCATCTATG CTCAACAGACCTTCACCCACCACACGGGTGCAGTTCATCAGCCTCAGCCCTCTAGTACCCCGACAGGCAACCAGCCCCCTCCCCAACACTCTGCACCTAGCCCAGGACAG AACGCCCAGCCAGGCCAGCAGCAACAGGCCTTGTACCACTCAGGTCCTATGTCAGCTCCCACCCCCCCCAACATGCCGCCGGGCCACACGTCACCACAGGGCTCGTACCCCATTCAGGGCTACAGCATCCACCAACACCAGGGCATCCCACCCTCATACCCCCTGGGGCAGTTAACACAG GCCCACGTACAAGGAGCCATGTCAGGTCCCCACCACTCGGGGAACCACGGTCAGCCCCAGTTAGTGATGTTGCAGCCGCCTCAGCAGGGCCCCGGCTCAGTGCAACAGCACCAACAGCACGGACCTCAGCAAGGAGCACATCAGCACTTCTACATAGGACATCCACAAG CAATGCAGGTACAAACGCATCCTGCTTCCTTCCATCCACCTGGAAACTAA
- the LOC128426893 gene encoding ataxin-2-like protein isoform X2, producing the protein MLKQQQQAGGRKASNGTSGPAGVSTPVSGTNSGSRAPAGRNRPTAKPSFQSSPVFEGVYNNARMLHFLTAVVGSTCDIRVKNGSVFEGVFKTLSSRCELAVDAVHKRGEEEGPASVPPRREEITDTMIFSPSDLVTMICKDVDLNFATRDTFTDTAISATRVNGEHKEKVLQRWEGGDSNGESYDLENDASNGWDANEMFRFNEVKYGVTSTYDASLSMYTVPLERGNSDTFRQREIRAARLANEIESTPQYRHRANLENDDGKSEEDKFSSVVRDSGDRERGRESPRDRDRERGRDSPGASTRDGKYIPLPQRQREMNRERERVERGPGGPPPHNRLSGGYRSNPPSSSSPRPPLPSGAGPQPGVSPSERSSPLSGRGGAYASHHPQGSPSPGPGSAPANPYTPASPGGPAPTLASASAAPSPGSPPAPHGHTVPHSHSLPHSLSDAGRPVNGVSARTSPKAQRPPQSSRTARSTNSHATRSPKSVSSQDPPYLDTSSVSLPPQKTSGPAPLFPVDVNEILGAAAKERAAEIASSTEESKTKVPSVQQRSQIEALRKFGKEFRLQPSGGNSSSPSSPAAATPPAVGDAKQSDAHLASDLKSQPPAASPAQPQPQASPAPSEDPIKDTTSTPGPTTAATSAPVSDRQSPAVPQPARTPGSEDGRSESTEGVPEQVKKSTLNPNAKEFNPIKPQMPMTKPNTAPTPPRPTPPSPVVLQHPGGQGPLYTTPYLSYVSQIHSVQPPPMYQYTMSTVNQGKYPRTKGAVVAQRSDHGNSGPQMLQAAASAAGAPLVASPYPQSYLQYNPQQYGQQQVIQAMSPYPGQPMYSMLQGGARMIGQGGGPHPQALGPPGGPQFATQGDGPQGPQQGIYAQQTFTHHTGAVHQPQPSSTPTGNQPPPQHSAPSPGQNAQPGQQQQALYHSGPMSAPTPPNMPPGHTSPQGSYPIQGYSIHQHQGIPPSYPLGQLTQAHVQGAMSGPHHSGNHGQPQLVMLQPPQQGPGSVQQHQQHGPQQGAHQHFYIGHPQAMQVQTHPASFHPPGN; encoded by the exons ATGctaaaacaacagcagcaagcCGGCGGGAGGAAAGCATCGAACGGAACCTCGGGCCCAGCCGGTGTGTCTACTCCAGTCAGCGGCACCAACAGCGGCAGCAGGGCGCCCGCCGGGAG GAATCGACCTACTGCAAAGCCATCATTCCAGTCATCTCCA GTTTTCGAGGGTGTGTACAACAATGCCAGAATGCTTCATTTCCTCACAGCTGTTGTG GGTTCCACCTGTGACATAAGAGTGAAGAATGGCAGTGTGTTTGAAGGCGTTTTCAAGACTCTAAGTTCACGG TGTGAGTTGGCCGTGGATGCTGTACACAAACGCGGTGAGGAGGAGGGACCAGCGTCGGTTCCGCCACGGAGGGAGGAAATCACAGACACTATGATTTTCAGCCCTTCCGACCTGGTGACTATGATCTGCAAAGATGTCGACCTCAACTTTGCCACAAGAg ACaccttcacagacacagccaTCAGCGCCACCCGCGTCAACGGAGAACACAAGGAGAAGGTGTTGCAgaggtgggagggaggagaCAGCAATGGAGAGAGTTACGATCTGGAAAATGATGCA TCCAATGGCTGGGACGCCAATGAGATGTTTCGTTTCAATGAAGTAAAATACGGAGTCACATCAACGTATGATGCCAGCCTCTCCATGTACAC TGTGCCACTAGAAAGAGGAAACTCTGACACTTTTCGGCAGAGGGAGATTCGTGCTGCTCGTCTGGCCAATGAGATTGAATCAACCCCCCAGTATCGCCACCGCGCCAACCTGGAAAACGACGATGGCAAAAGCGAGGAAGATAAGTTCAGTTCTGTGGTGCGAGACAGCGGTGATCGGGAGAGGGGACGCGAGAGTCCCCGTGACAGAGACCGCGAGAGGGGACGAGACAGCCCTGGAGCCAGTACcag GGATGGCAAGTACATTCCATTACCTCAGCGTCAGAGAGAGATGAACCGGGAGCGTGAGCGAGTTGAGAGAGGTCCTGGCGGGCCTCCACCCCATAACCGTCTCAGCGGAGGTTACCGCTCCaaccctccatcctcctcttcccccagaCCTCCACTGCCCTCTGGTGCAGGGCCCCAACCTGGCGTCTCTCCCTCAGAGAGAAGCAGCCCTCTGTCGGGCCGAGGTGGTGCCTACGCCTCCCACCACCCACAGGGAAGTCCCAGCCCAGGCCCGGGCTCTGCCCCTGCCAACCCGTACACACCTGCCTCTCCCGGTGGACCAGCACCTACGCTGGCCTCTGCTTCAGCTGCCCCCTCTCCAGGAAGCCCCCCTGCCCCACACGGACACACAGTCCCTCATTCCCACTCACTCCCACACTCGCTTTCTGATGCTGGCAGGCCTGTGAATGGAG TCTCTGCTAGAACTTCCCCTAAAGCCCAAAGACCTCCACAGTCGAGCAGGACCGCCCGTTCTACAAACTCACACG CTACTCGCTCTCCTAAATCAGTCTCTTCCCAGGACCCGCCTTATTTAGACACATCATCTGTCTCCCTGCCTCCCCAGAAGACATCTGGCCCTGCCCCTCTCTTCCCTGTAGATG TGAATGAGATTCTGGGTGCAGCTGCAAAAGAACGTGCAGCTGAGATTgccagcagcacagaggaaagCAAGACTAaag TCCCCTCAGTGCAGCAAAGGTCACAGATTGAGGCGCTGCGGAAATTTGGCAAGGAATTCAGG ctCCAGCCGAGTGGCGGCAACTCCAGCTCTCCcagctctccagcagcagcaacccCTCCTGCCGTCGGTGATGCTAAACAATCAGACGCTCACCTTGCTTCAGACCTTAAATCTCAGCCTCCAGCTGCCAGTCCCGCTCAGCCACAACCTCAGGCTTCACCTGCTCCCTCTGAGGACCCGATCAAGGACACCACGTCTACACCCGGCCCCACCACAGCTGCCACCTCAGCACCCGTCTCAGACAGACAGTCGCCAGCCGTCCCACAGCCAGCCCGGACCCCGGGAAGTGAGGACGGCAGGTCTGAGTCCACGGAGGGTGTACCAGA GCAAGTAAAGAAATCAACCCTAAACCCCAACGCTAAAGAGTTCAACCCTATTAAACCTCAGATGCCTATG ACGAAACCCAACACTGCACCCACTCCACCTCGGCCAACTCCTCCAAGCCCGGTGGTCCTTCAGCACCCAGGTGGACAGGGGCCCCTCTACACCACCCCCTACCTCTCCTACGTCTCGCAGATCCACTCTGTGCAG ccACCACCGATGTACCAGTACACCATGTCAACAGTCAACCAGGGAAAATACCCCAGGACCAAAG GCGCAGTAGTTGCTCAGCGCTCTGACCATGGTAATTCAGGGCCTCAAATGCTGcaagctgcagcctcagcagccgGGGCCCCGCTGGTAGCATCCCCCTACCCTCAGTCCTACCTTCAGTACAACCCGCAGCAGTACGGCCAGCAGCAGGTCATCCAGGCCATGTCCCCCTACCCTGGACAG CCAATGTACTCCATGCTGCAGGGTGGAGCCAGGATGATAGGTCAAGGTGGTGGTCCCCATCCACAAGCTTTGGGACCCCCAGGAGGCCCTCAGTTCGCTACACAGGGAGACGGCCCTCAGGGACCACAGCAGGGCATCTATG CTCAACAGACCTTCACCCACCACACGGGTGCAGTTCATCAGCCTCAGCCCTCTAGTACCCCGACAGGCAACCAGCCCCCTCCCCAACACTCTGCACCTAGCCCAGGACAG AACGCCCAGCCAGGCCAGCAGCAACAGGCCTTGTACCACTCAGGTCCTATGTCAGCTCCCACCCCCCCCAACATGCCGCCGGGCCACACGTCACCACAGGGCTCGTACCCCATTCAGGGCTACAGCATCCACCAACACCAGGGCATCCCACCCTCATACCCCCTGGGGCAGTTAACACAG GCCCACGTACAAGGAGCCATGTCAGGTCCCCACCACTCGGGGAACCACGGTCAGCCCCAGTTAGTGATGTTGCAGCCGCCTCAGCAGGGCCCCGGCTCAGTGCAACAGCACCAACAGCACGGACCTCAGCAAGGAGCACATCAGCACTTCTACATAGGACATCCACAAG CAATGCAGGTACAAACGCATCCTGCTTCCTTCCATCCACCTGGAAACTAA
- the LOC128426893 gene encoding ataxin-2-like protein isoform X3 — translation MLHFLTAVVGSTCDIRVKNGSVFEGVFKTLSSRCELAVDAVHKRGEEEGPASVPPRREEITDTMIFSPSDLVTMICKDVDLNFATRDTFTDTAISATRVNGEHKEKVLQRWEGGDSNGESYDLENDASNGWDANEMFRFNEVKYGVTSTYDASLSMYTVPLERGNSDTFRQREIRAARLANEIESTPQYRHRANLENDDGKSEEDKFSSVVRDSGDRERGRESPRDRDRERGRDSPGASTRDGKYIPLPQRQREMNRERERVERGPGGPPPHNRLSGGYRSNPPSSSSPRPPLPSGAGPQPGVSPSERSSPLSGRGGAYASHHPQGSPSPGPGSAPANPYTPASPGGPAPTLASASAAPSPGSPPAPHGHTVPHSHSLPHSLSDAGRPVNGVSARTSPKAQRPPQSSRTARSTNSHGQSTATRSPKSVSSQDPPYLDTSSVSLPPQKTSGPAPLFPVDVNEILGAAAKERAAEIASSTEESKTKVPSVQQRSQIEALRKFGKEFRLQPSGGNSSSPSSPAAATPPAVGDAKQSDAHLASDLKSQPPAASPAQPQPQASPAPSEDPIKDTTSTPGPTTAATSAPVSDRQSPAVPQPARTPGSEDGRSESTEGVPEQVKKSTLNPNAKEFNPIKPQMPMTKPNTAPTPPRPTPPSPVVLQHPGGQGPLYTTPYLSYVSQIHSVQPPPMYQYTMSTVNQGKYPRTKGAVVAQRSDHGNSGPQMLQAAASAAGAPLVASPYPQSYLQYNPQQYGQQQVIQAMSPYPGQPMYSMLQGGARMIGQGGGPHPQALGPPGGPQFATQGDGPQGPQQGIYAQQTFTHHTGAVHQPQPSSTPTGNQPPPQHSAPSPGQNAQPGQQQQALYHSGPMSAPTPPNMPPGHTSPQGSYPIQGYSIHQHQGIPPSYPLGQLTQAHVQGAMSGPHHSGNHGQPQLVMLQPPQQGPGSVQQHQQHGPQQGAHQHFYIGHPQAMQVQTHPASFHPPGN, via the exons ATGCTTCATTTCCTCACAGCTGTTGTG GGTTCCACCTGTGACATAAGAGTGAAGAATGGCAGTGTGTTTGAAGGCGTTTTCAAGACTCTAAGTTCACGG TGTGAGTTGGCCGTGGATGCTGTACACAAACGCGGTGAGGAGGAGGGACCAGCGTCGGTTCCGCCACGGAGGGAGGAAATCACAGACACTATGATTTTCAGCCCTTCCGACCTGGTGACTATGATCTGCAAAGATGTCGACCTCAACTTTGCCACAAGAg ACaccttcacagacacagccaTCAGCGCCACCCGCGTCAACGGAGAACACAAGGAGAAGGTGTTGCAgaggtgggagggaggagaCAGCAATGGAGAGAGTTACGATCTGGAAAATGATGCA TCCAATGGCTGGGACGCCAATGAGATGTTTCGTTTCAATGAAGTAAAATACGGAGTCACATCAACGTATGATGCCAGCCTCTCCATGTACAC TGTGCCACTAGAAAGAGGAAACTCTGACACTTTTCGGCAGAGGGAGATTCGTGCTGCTCGTCTGGCCAATGAGATTGAATCAACCCCCCAGTATCGCCACCGCGCCAACCTGGAAAACGACGATGGCAAAAGCGAGGAAGATAAGTTCAGTTCTGTGGTGCGAGACAGCGGTGATCGGGAGAGGGGACGCGAGAGTCCCCGTGACAGAGACCGCGAGAGGGGACGAGACAGCCCTGGAGCCAGTACcag GGATGGCAAGTACATTCCATTACCTCAGCGTCAGAGAGAGATGAACCGGGAGCGTGAGCGAGTTGAGAGAGGTCCTGGCGGGCCTCCACCCCATAACCGTCTCAGCGGAGGTTACCGCTCCaaccctccatcctcctcttcccccagaCCTCCACTGCCCTCTGGTGCAGGGCCCCAACCTGGCGTCTCTCCCTCAGAGAGAAGCAGCCCTCTGTCGGGCCGAGGTGGTGCCTACGCCTCCCACCACCCACAGGGAAGTCCCAGCCCAGGCCCGGGCTCTGCCCCTGCCAACCCGTACACACCTGCCTCTCCCGGTGGACCAGCACCTACGCTGGCCTCTGCTTCAGCTGCCCCCTCTCCAGGAAGCCCCCCTGCCCCACACGGACACACAGTCCCTCATTCCCACTCACTCCCACACTCGCTTTCTGATGCTGGCAGGCCTGTGAATGGAG TCTCTGCTAGAACTTCCCCTAAAGCCCAAAGACCTCCACAGTCGAGCAGGACCGCCCGTTCTACAAACTCACACGGTCAGTCCACAG CTACTCGCTCTCCTAAATCAGTCTCTTCCCAGGACCCGCCTTATTTAGACACATCATCTGTCTCCCTGCCTCCCCAGAAGACATCTGGCCCTGCCCCTCTCTTCCCTGTAGATG TGAATGAGATTCTGGGTGCAGCTGCAAAAGAACGTGCAGCTGAGATTgccagcagcacagaggaaagCAAGACTAaag TCCCCTCAGTGCAGCAAAGGTCACAGATTGAGGCGCTGCGGAAATTTGGCAAGGAATTCAGG ctCCAGCCGAGTGGCGGCAACTCCAGCTCTCCcagctctccagcagcagcaacccCTCCTGCCGTCGGTGATGCTAAACAATCAGACGCTCACCTTGCTTCAGACCTTAAATCTCAGCCTCCAGCTGCCAGTCCCGCTCAGCCACAACCTCAGGCTTCACCTGCTCCCTCTGAGGACCCGATCAAGGACACCACGTCTACACCCGGCCCCACCACAGCTGCCACCTCAGCACCCGTCTCAGACAGACAGTCGCCAGCCGTCCCACAGCCAGCCCGGACCCCGGGAAGTGAGGACGGCAGGTCTGAGTCCACGGAGGGTGTACCAGA GCAAGTAAAGAAATCAACCCTAAACCCCAACGCTAAAGAGTTCAACCCTATTAAACCTCAGATGCCTATG ACGAAACCCAACACTGCACCCACTCCACCTCGGCCAACTCCTCCAAGCCCGGTGGTCCTTCAGCACCCAGGTGGACAGGGGCCCCTCTACACCACCCCCTACCTCTCCTACGTCTCGCAGATCCACTCTGTGCAG ccACCACCGATGTACCAGTACACCATGTCAACAGTCAACCAGGGAAAATACCCCAGGACCAAAG GCGCAGTAGTTGCTCAGCGCTCTGACCATGGTAATTCAGGGCCTCAAATGCTGcaagctgcagcctcagcagccgGGGCCCCGCTGGTAGCATCCCCCTACCCTCAGTCCTACCTTCAGTACAACCCGCAGCAGTACGGCCAGCAGCAGGTCATCCAGGCCATGTCCCCCTACCCTGGACAG CCAATGTACTCCATGCTGCAGGGTGGAGCCAGGATGATAGGTCAAGGTGGTGGTCCCCATCCACAAGCTTTGGGACCCCCAGGAGGCCCTCAGTTCGCTACACAGGGAGACGGCCCTCAGGGACCACAGCAGGGCATCTATG CTCAACAGACCTTCACCCACCACACGGGTGCAGTTCATCAGCCTCAGCCCTCTAGTACCCCGACAGGCAACCAGCCCCCTCCCCAACACTCTGCACCTAGCCCAGGACAG AACGCCCAGCCAGGCCAGCAGCAACAGGCCTTGTACCACTCAGGTCCTATGTCAGCTCCCACCCCCCCCAACATGCCGCCGGGCCACACGTCACCACAGGGCTCGTACCCCATTCAGGGCTACAGCATCCACCAACACCAGGGCATCCCACCCTCATACCCCCTGGGGCAGTTAACACAG GCCCACGTACAAGGAGCCATGTCAGGTCCCCACCACTCGGGGAACCACGGTCAGCCCCAGTTAGTGATGTTGCAGCCGCCTCAGCAGGGCCCCGGCTCAGTGCAACAGCACCAACAGCACGGACCTCAGCAAGGAGCACATCAGCACTTCTACATAGGACATCCACAAG CAATGCAGGTACAAACGCATCCTGCTTCCTTCCATCCACCTGGAAACTAA
- the adprh gene encoding ADP-ribosylarginine hydrolase, translating into MLLSGAGDALGYRNQLWEYNESGPAIHQELKELGGLRSIKAELPDWPVSDDTVLHLATAEGLATGKTGETLLHEVAARYVEGMKDMDGRKPGPSSILGVSLLKPGEEEGFRVPYNPEGTGCGAAMRSMCIGLRYPRPDQLLSLVAVAVETGRMTHPHPTGFLGAVASALFTAYAVQRRPITTWGLGLINEACPIAMSFVRGRGFAVEETERDWSFFCDKWQWYLDVRGLSTGVGPAIWPSPYGPAERDEAYKSFSLSGWAGRSGHDAPMIALDALLGAGSDWEELMSRAGFHGGDSDSTAVIACCCWGLLHGTKGVPEGNYSNLEYRDRLERSAEQLYALSH; encoded by the exons ATGTTGCTGAGCGGTGCAGGCGATGCTCTTGGCTACAGGAACCAGCTGTGGGAGTACAACGAGTCTGGACCAGCTATCCACCAG gagctgaaggagctcgGAGGCCTGAGGAGCATCAAGGCGGAGCTCCCTGATTGGCCGGTGAGCGATGACACGGTTCTTCATCTGGCGACGGCGGAAGGACTGGCCACtg GGAAGACGGGGGAGACGCTCCTCCACGAGGTGGCTGCCCGATACGTGGAGGGGATGAAGGACATGGACGGGAGGAAACCGGGGCCTTCCAGCATCCTGG GAGTGTCGCTGTTGAAacctggggaggaggagggcttcAGAGTTCCCTATAACCCCGAGGGGACGGGGTGTGGAGCAGCCATGAGGTCCATGTGCATTGGCCTGAg GTATCCGAGGCCTGACCAGCTGTTGTCGCTGGTGGCGGTTGCCGTGGAGACAGGGAGAAtgacccacccccaccccaccggATTCCTCGGAGCGGTGGCGTCGGCCCTTTTCACCGCGTACGCCGTCCAGCGCCGGCCAATCACCACGTGGGGCCTGGGCCTGATCAACGAGGCCTGTCCCATAGCGATGAGCTTTGTTCGGGGGCGGGGCTTCGCcgtggaggagacggagagagactgGAGCTTCTTCTGTGACAAGTGGCAGTG GTATCTGGATGTGAGGGGCCTCTCCACCGGCGTGGGCCCTGCGATCTGGCCCTCGCCCTACGGCCCTGCTGAGAGAGACGAGGCCTACAAGAGCTTCAGCCTGTCGGGCTGGGCGGGGCGGAGCGGCCACGATGCCCCGATGATCGCACTCGATGCCCTGCTGGGCGCGGGCTCGGACTGGGAGGAGCTGATGAGCAGAGCGGGTTTCCATGGAG gCGACAGTGACAGCACCGCGGTGatcgcctgctgctgctggggtctTCTCCACGGCACCAAGGGAGTCCCGGAGGGGAACTACTCCAATCTGGAGTACAGGGACCGGCTGGAGCGCAGCGCCGAGCAGCTCTACGCGCTGTCACACTGA